From a region of the Rhodococcus sp. 4CII genome:
- the ispG gene encoding flavodoxin-dependent (E)-4-hydroxy-3-methylbut-2-enyl-diphosphate synthase yields MTSPVGLGMPEGPAAVLAPRRKTRQLQVGTVGVGSDFPVSVQSMCTTKTHDVNATLQQIAELTASGCDIVRVACPRQEDADALATIATKSQIPVIADIHFQPRYIFAAIEAGCAAVRVNPGNIKEFDGRVKEVAKAAGDAGIPIRIGVNAGSLDPRLMQKYGKATPEALVESALWEAGLFEEHGFGDIKISVKHNDPVIMVEAYRQLAAKCDYPLHLGVTEAGPAFQGTIKSAVAFGALLAEGIGDTIRVSLSAPPAEEIKVGTQILQSLNLRPRKLEIVSCPSCGRAQVDVYTLADEVTAGLEGMEIPLRVAVMGCVVNGPGEAREADLGVASGNGKGQIFVKGKVIKTVPEAQIVETLIEEAMRIAEEMEGDSTSGSPVVTVS; encoded by the coding sequence GTGACCAGCCCTGTCGGATTGGGAATGCCCGAAGGCCCGGCCGCCGTTCTCGCACCTCGTCGCAAGACCCGCCAGCTGCAGGTCGGAACGGTCGGTGTCGGCAGCGACTTCCCGGTATCCGTGCAGTCGATGTGCACCACCAAGACCCACGACGTCAACGCCACCCTGCAGCAGATCGCCGAACTCACGGCGTCCGGCTGCGACATCGTCCGCGTCGCCTGCCCTCGGCAGGAGGACGCCGACGCACTCGCGACCATCGCGACGAAGAGCCAAATTCCGGTCATCGCCGACATCCACTTCCAGCCCCGGTACATCTTCGCCGCCATCGAGGCGGGCTGCGCGGCCGTCCGCGTGAACCCCGGCAACATCAAGGAGTTCGACGGACGCGTCAAGGAGGTCGCGAAAGCGGCAGGCGACGCAGGCATCCCGATCCGCATCGGCGTCAACGCCGGTTCCCTCGACCCGCGGCTGATGCAGAAGTACGGCAAGGCGACCCCGGAGGCGCTCGTCGAGTCCGCGCTGTGGGAGGCGGGCCTGTTCGAGGAACACGGATTCGGCGACATCAAGATCTCCGTGAAGCACAACGACCCGGTGATCATGGTCGAGGCCTACCGGCAGCTCGCCGCGAAATGCGACTACCCACTGCATCTCGGCGTGACCGAGGCCGGTCCCGCGTTCCAGGGCACCATCAAGTCGGCGGTGGCGTTCGGCGCCCTGCTCGCGGAGGGCATCGGCGACACCATCCGCGTGTCGCTGTCCGCGCCCCCCGCCGAGGAGATCAAGGTCGGCACGCAGATCCTGCAGTCGCTGAACCTGCGTCCCCGCAAGCTCGAGATCGTGTCCTGCCCGTCGTGCGGGCGCGCCCAGGTCGACGTGTACACCCTCGCCGACGAGGTCACCGCCGGACTCGAGGGGATGGAGATCCCGCTGCGCGTCGCCGTCATGGGGTGCGTCGTCAACGGTCCCGGTGAGGCCCGCGAAGCCGACCTGGGGGTCGCCTCCGGCAACGGCAAGGGTCAGATCTTCGTCAAGGGCAAGGTCATCAAGACCGTGCCGGAAGCGCAGATCGTCGAAACCCTGATCGAGGAAGCGATGCGGATCGCGGAGGAGATGGAGGGCGATTCGACGTCCGGATCACCCGTCGTGACGGTCAGCTGA
- the rlmN gene encoding 23S rRNA (adenine(2503)-C(2))-methyltransferase RlmN — translation MAVSLPLVFTAPRRGMPPRHLADLDSTERREAVKELGLPGFRADQLARQYYARLEADPEKMTDLPAAVREQVGSALFPTLLTPVKHLACDNGDTRKTLWKANDGTLLESVLMRYPDRATLCISSQAGCGMACPFCATGQGGLQRNLSTAEIVDQVRAAAAALRDGDVHGGPGRLSNVVFMGMGEPLANYKRVVAAVRRITSPAPDGLGLSQRSVTVSTVGLAPAIRKLADEDLSVTLAVSLHTPDDELRDTLVPVNNRWSVAEVLDAARYYADKSGRRVSIEYALIRDVNDQPWRADLLGKKLRKALGPLVHVNLIPLNPTPGSEWDASPKPVEKEFVRRVLAQGVSCTVRDTRGQEIAAACGQLAAEN, via the coding sequence ATGGCTGTCTCGCTTCCCCTCGTTTTCACCGCGCCCCGGCGTGGGATGCCCCCTCGGCATCTCGCGGACCTCGACTCCACCGAGCGGCGGGAGGCCGTCAAGGAGCTGGGTCTGCCCGGCTTCCGTGCCGACCAGCTGGCCCGGCAGTACTACGCGCGGCTCGAGGCGGATCCGGAGAAGATGACCGATCTCCCCGCCGCCGTGCGCGAGCAGGTGGGGTCCGCGCTCTTCCCGACGCTGCTGACCCCCGTCAAGCATCTCGCGTGCGACAACGGCGACACCCGGAAGACGCTCTGGAAGGCGAACGACGGAACGCTGCTCGAAAGCGTTCTGATGCGCTACCCGGACCGCGCCACGCTGTGTATCTCCAGTCAGGCGGGGTGCGGTATGGCGTGCCCGTTCTGCGCGACCGGTCAGGGCGGGCTGCAGCGCAACCTGTCGACCGCCGAGATCGTCGACCAGGTGCGTGCCGCCGCGGCCGCACTCCGAGACGGCGACGTCCACGGCGGTCCGGGCCGATTGTCGAACGTGGTGTTCATGGGCATGGGGGAGCCGCTCGCCAACTACAAGCGGGTGGTGGCAGCCGTACGCCGCATCACCTCGCCGGCCCCTGACGGACTCGGGTTGTCGCAACGCTCGGTGACGGTGTCGACGGTGGGTCTGGCCCCCGCGATCCGCAAGCTCGCCGACGAAGACCTCAGCGTGACGCTCGCAGTGTCGCTGCACACGCCGGACGACGAACTGCGCGACACCCTGGTCCCGGTGAACAACCGCTGGTCCGTGGCGGAGGTCCTCGACGCCGCCCGCTACTACGCGGACAAGTCCGGACGCCGGGTGTCGATCGAGTACGCGCTGATCCGGGACGTCAACGATCAGCCGTGGCGCGCCGACCTGCTGGGCAAGAAACTCCGCAAGGCCCTCGGCCCGCTGGTGCACGTGAACTTGATCCCGCTGAATCCCACCCCGGGCAGCGAGTGGGACGCGAGCCCGAAGCCGGTCGAGAAGGAATTCGTCCGGCGCGTGCTGGCGCAGGGGGTCTCCTGCACCGTGCGGGACACCCGCGGCCAGGAGATCGCCGCCGCCTGCGGCCAGCTCGCCGCCGAGAACTGA
- the dxr gene encoding 1-deoxy-D-xylulose-5-phosphate reductoisomerase: protein MDENRPTRVLLLGSTGSIGTQALEVVAANPDKFTVVGLAAGGGNADLLAQQIRETGVSSVAVADPRAAVTLDLPGVLSGPDAVTELVRTTEADVVLNALVGSLGLEPTLAALESGARLALANKESLVAGGPLVTAAAAPGQIVPVDSEHSALAQCLRGGGADEVDRLVLTASGGPFRGWTTDRLDSVTPEQAGAHPTWSMGPMNTLNSATLVNKGLELIETHLLFGVDYDRIDVTVHPQSIVHSMVTFTDGSTLAQASPPDMKLPIALALGWPHRVAGAAPACDFSTASTWEFEPLDTTVFPAVDLAREAGKRGGCLTAVYNAANEVAAQAFLDGIIRFPRIVRTVASVLSEADEWAAPPATVEDVLAADGWARERARQLVKQEG, encoded by the coding sequence GTGGATGAAAACAGGCCCACTCGCGTCCTGCTGCTCGGCAGCACAGGTTCGATCGGCACCCAGGCGTTGGAGGTGGTGGCCGCCAACCCGGACAAGTTCACGGTGGTTGGTCTCGCGGCGGGCGGCGGAAACGCCGACCTGCTGGCGCAGCAGATCCGGGAGACGGGGGTGTCGTCCGTCGCGGTCGCGGATCCGCGGGCTGCGGTGACGCTGGATCTGCCGGGGGTGTTGAGCGGTCCCGACGCGGTCACCGAGCTGGTCCGCACCACGGAAGCGGACGTCGTGCTCAACGCTCTCGTCGGGTCGCTGGGACTCGAGCCGACGCTGGCCGCGCTCGAGTCCGGTGCCCGGCTCGCGCTCGCCAACAAGGAGTCGCTCGTCGCCGGCGGGCCGCTCGTGACCGCCGCCGCGGCTCCGGGCCAGATCGTGCCGGTCGACTCCGAGCACTCCGCGCTGGCCCAGTGTCTGCGCGGCGGCGGCGCGGACGAGGTGGACCGGCTGGTCCTCACCGCCTCGGGCGGCCCGTTCCGCGGGTGGACGACCGACCGGCTCGACTCGGTGACACCGGAGCAGGCGGGCGCCCACCCCACGTGGTCGATGGGACCGATGAACACGCTGAACTCCGCGACACTCGTCAACAAGGGGCTCGAGCTGATCGAGACGCACCTGCTGTTCGGCGTCGACTACGACCGGATCGACGTCACCGTTCACCCCCAGTCGATCGTGCATTCCATGGTGACGTTCACCGACGGCTCGACGCTGGCGCAGGCCAGCCCGCCCGACATGAAACTTCCGATCGCCCTCGCCCTCGGCTGGCCGCACCGCGTCGCGGGCGCGGCTCCGGCCTGCGACTTCAGCACGGCGTCCACCTGGGAGTTCGAGCCACTCGACACGACGGTGTTCCCCGCAGTGGACCTCGCCCGGGAGGCCGGGAAACGTGGCGGATGCCTCACCGCCGTCTACAACGCTGCCAACGAGGTCGCGGCTCAGGCATTCTTGGACGGGATCATCCGGTTCCCGCGCATCGTCCGCACCGTCGCCTCCGTGCTGTCCGAGGCGGACGAGTGGGCGGCGCCACCCGCTACCGTGGAAGACGTACTGGCCGCCGACGGCTGGGCACGTGAGCGAGCACGACAGCTCGTGAAGCAGGAAGGCTAG
- a CDS encoding AraC family transcriptional regulator: MIEIVKRQAESFVGLTIPEGKPGRPGPGRELVDYTVERIRDRGISEVLVVYAASPPPRTFTVVVGYPCDSTDKMEPGDVLVRVGAGYFARFRCDDETEPDALAETWSVADDAAARGRIERGFTEDLEVHHPDGSAELFLSLR, encoded by the coding sequence ATGATCGAGATAGTGAAAAGGCAAGCCGAATCGTTTGTGGGCCTGACCATTCCGGAGGGAAAGCCCGGCCGCCCCGGACCGGGCCGGGAACTCGTCGACTACACGGTGGAGCGGATCAGGGATCGGGGGATCTCCGAGGTCCTCGTCGTATACGCGGCATCTCCGCCGCCGCGGACGTTCACCGTGGTAGTCGGGTACCCGTGCGATTCGACCGACAAGATGGAACCGGGCGACGTCCTGGTGCGGGTGGGGGCCGGCTACTTCGCGCGATTTCGCTGCGACGACGAAACGGAACCGGACGCGCTCGCCGAGACCTGGAGCGTCGCCGACGACGCGGCGGCCCGCGGCCGGATCGAACGCGGTTTCACCGAGGACCTCGAGGTGCACCATCCGGACGGATCGGCCGAGCTCTTCCTCTCGCTCCGCTGA
- a CDS encoding lipopolysaccharide assembly LapA domain-containing protein, translating into MSTTPDDSSNFPPDVPAGRGPGTGPGPTDPAHPDTVPAGTEHPDVARRKGIKHTRVGATWTGLVIGIIVLVLLLVFILQNLDSVTLELFAWDFTLPLGVTLLFAAIAGAVIMALAGGVRILQIRRAANRQRRLNSNF; encoded by the coding sequence ATGTCGACAACACCGGACGACTCCTCGAACTTCCCCCCGGACGTCCCGGCCGGCCGTGGTCCCGGTACCGGGCCGGGGCCCACCGATCCGGCGCACCCCGACACCGTGCCCGCGGGAACCGAGCATCCCGACGTGGCCCGCCGCAAGGGGATCAAGCACACGCGGGTGGGCGCCACGTGGACCGGCCTGGTGATCGGAATCATCGTCCTGGTACTGCTTCTCGTGTTCATCCTGCAGAACCTCGACAGCGTGACCCTCGAACTGTTCGCCTGGGATTTCACCCTCCCGCTGGGCGTCACGCTGCTGTTCGCGGCCATCGCGGGCGCGGTGATCATGGCCCTGGCGGGCGGTGTCCGCATCCTCCAGATCCGGCGGGCGGCCAACCGTCAGCGGCGTCTGAACAGTAATTTCTAA
- a CDS encoding RIP metalloprotease, whose protein sequence is MVFAVGVVLFALGIALSIALHEAGHMWVAQATGMKVRRYFIGFGPKIFSFRRGETEYGLKALPLGGFCDIAGMTALDELEPDEEDRAMYKKPTWKRLAVMSGGIGMNFVLGLVLVYVLAVGWGLPDLNRSTDAVVGSVGCAAPSQGPGPDFALSECTGPGPAEQAGIRTGDVITAVDGKDTATFADVAAATRSLSGPVDFTIERDGEEQTIVVPVQQVQRWVQEKGEAEPHEATVGAIGIGATPSVVEHSALSAVPASFEFTGDMFVMTAERLVQMPSKAVDLWHAVTGGERDPETPISVYGASVIGGQIAEQGIWEAFVLLLASLNFFLGMFNILPLLPLDGGHMAVTLYERVRDWFRARRGLPGGGPVDYIKLLPVTYVVIVIGGAYMLLTLTADIVNPIKLFQ, encoded by the coding sequence ATGGTGTTCGCAGTGGGCGTTGTTCTCTTCGCCCTCGGGATCGCGCTGTCGATCGCGCTTCACGAAGCGGGTCACATGTGGGTGGCGCAGGCCACCGGCATGAAGGTCCGCCGGTACTTCATCGGTTTCGGACCCAAGATCTTCTCGTTCCGCCGCGGTGAGACCGAATACGGGCTCAAGGCGCTGCCCCTCGGCGGCTTCTGCGACATCGCCGGCATGACGGCGCTGGACGAGCTCGAACCGGACGAAGAAGACCGAGCGATGTACAAGAAGCCGACGTGGAAGCGCCTTGCGGTGATGTCCGGCGGCATCGGCATGAACTTCGTCCTCGGACTCGTCCTGGTCTACGTCCTCGCCGTCGGGTGGGGACTGCCCGACCTCAATCGGTCCACCGACGCGGTGGTCGGGTCGGTGGGGTGCGCCGCGCCGAGCCAGGGCCCCGGTCCCGATTTCGCGCTGTCCGAGTGCACCGGTCCCGGTCCCGCCGAGCAGGCGGGGATCCGCACCGGCGACGTCATCACCGCGGTCGACGGCAAGGACACCGCCACGTTCGCCGACGTGGCCGCCGCCACGCGCTCACTGTCCGGTCCGGTCGACTTCACGATCGAACGCGACGGTGAGGAGCAGACGATCGTCGTGCCGGTCCAGCAGGTGCAGCGCTGGGTCCAGGAGAAGGGGGAGGCCGAACCCCACGAGGCGACGGTCGGCGCCATCGGCATCGGTGCGACCCCGAGCGTCGTCGAGCACTCGGCCCTGTCGGCGGTGCCCGCCTCGTTCGAGTTCACCGGCGACATGTTCGTGATGACCGCCGAGCGGCTGGTGCAGATGCCGAGCAAGGCCGTCGACCTGTGGCACGCCGTGACCGGCGGCGAACGCGACCCCGAGACACCCATCTCGGTGTACGGCGCGAGCGTCATCGGCGGGCAGATCGCCGAACAGGGCATCTGGGAAGCGTTCGTGCTGCTGCTCGCGAGCCTGAACTTCTTCCTCGGAATGTTCAACATCCTGCCGCTGCTGCCGCTCGACGGCGGACACATGGCGGTCACCCTCTACGAGCGGGTCCGGGACTGGTTCCGCGCCAGGCGCGGCCTGCCCGGCGGCGGACCCGTCGACTACATCAAGCTGCTGCCCGTCACCTATGTGGTGATCGTCATCGGCGGCGCGTACATGCTCCTCACCCTCACCGCCGACATCGTCAACCCGATCAAGCTCTTCCAGTGA
- a CDS encoding DUF2631 domain-containing protein, whose translation MAGTQLEPSSSDPIVAAHIDTAEVPSAAWGWSGEAPKTFRFFGWFFAVFLLLMMIGNHTGKVEDLWLFGCAALMVVILVRDIVLRRKPR comes from the coding sequence GTGGCCGGTACCCAGTTGGAGCCCTCGTCCAGCGACCCCATCGTGGCCGCACACATCGACACCGCGGAGGTCCCGTCGGCCGCGTGGGGCTGGAGCGGTGAGGCGCCCAAGACGTTCCGCTTCTTCGGATGGTTCTTCGCCGTGTTCCTGCTGCTCATGATGATCGGTAACCACACCGGCAAGGTCGAGGACCTGTGGCTGTTCGGCTGCGCGGCCCTGATGGTCGTGATCCTCGTGCGCGACATCGTCCTGCGGCGCAAGCCGCGGTAA
- a CDS encoding penicillin-binding transpeptidase domain-containing protein: protein MNLRPHPRFRVLQSIALCGATVLTIGLTACTPRPDGPEPAAQAFLTAFAEQDSEEAANLSDRPDAARQTLESAWTSLQAESLDARTTDVHVSGDTATVGYTYEWHLPKNRVWTYSGELQMGRRGGDWAVRWSSTNVHPRLGDRQTMSLRSTAAPRARVNEHSGSDVLVPGVVYRVKFDAAQSGNVIGSAQALASALAVFDNTLTAQSIAESATAVKGDYLVTRLRSDDYEQVAGVLAAVPGVTVSDEADLVATDRNFAPDLVGQVKKTVIDEVDGKAGWSVVTVNQNGVDTDVLTETAPQTSPSFSISLDRPIQIAAQNAVNARTDQTMMVVIQPSTGDVLAVAQNKAADRDGPVALTGLYPPGSTFKIITAGAAISSGLATPDTMVPCPGRIEIGERSVPNYNEFALGTVPMATAFARSCNTSFAKLASEMRPDALTVAASQYGIGPDYDVVGLPTDSGSVPPADDLVQRTEDGFGQGKVVVSPFGMALAAATIAHGSTPVPRLIAGRETTIDGDRPQISPEMVDGLRGMMRLVVTSGTAERIEDQGEVYGKTGEAEVEGGSHAWFVGYRGDLAFATLVVRGGSSDNAVAVTRDMFAALPEGY from the coding sequence ATGAACCTGCGGCCACATCCTCGCTTCCGCGTCCTCCAGTCGATCGCCCTCTGCGGCGCCACTGTGCTGACGATAGGTTTGACGGCGTGCACGCCGAGACCGGACGGTCCGGAACCGGCCGCGCAGGCGTTCCTCACCGCCTTCGCCGAGCAGGATTCGGAAGAGGCCGCCAATCTGTCGGATCGTCCCGACGCCGCACGCCAGACCCTCGAATCGGCATGGACGTCGCTTCAGGCCGAATCTCTCGACGCCCGGACGACGGACGTGCACGTCAGCGGTGACACGGCCACGGTCGGGTATACCTACGAATGGCATCTGCCGAAGAATCGGGTGTGGACGTACTCGGGTGAACTCCAGATGGGGCGGCGCGGCGGCGACTGGGCCGTGCGCTGGAGTTCCACCAATGTCCATCCGCGACTGGGCGACCGGCAGACGATGTCGTTGCGTTCCACCGCCGCCCCCCGGGCACGGGTCAACGAGCATTCCGGGTCGGACGTCCTCGTGCCCGGAGTGGTCTACCGCGTGAAGTTCGATGCGGCGCAGTCGGGCAACGTGATCGGCAGCGCCCAGGCCCTCGCCTCGGCGCTCGCCGTGTTCGACAACACCCTCACGGCGCAATCGATCGCCGAATCCGCGACGGCCGTCAAGGGCGACTATCTGGTGACCCGGCTTCGGTCGGACGACTACGAACAGGTCGCCGGCGTCCTCGCCGCCGTGCCCGGTGTGACGGTGTCCGACGAAGCGGATCTCGTAGCAACCGACCGGAACTTCGCCCCCGATCTGGTGGGCCAGGTGAAGAAGACCGTGATCGACGAGGTCGACGGCAAGGCCGGGTGGAGCGTCGTCACCGTCAACCAGAACGGTGTCGATACGGACGTGCTCACCGAGACCGCGCCGCAGACGTCCCCGTCCTTCTCGATCAGCCTCGACCGTCCCATTCAGATCGCGGCGCAGAATGCGGTCAACGCCCGCACCGACCAGACGATGATGGTCGTCATCCAGCCGTCGACCGGCGACGTCCTCGCCGTTGCCCAGAATAAGGCGGCGGACAGGGACGGTCCGGTGGCCCTCACCGGCCTGTACCCGCCCGGTTCGACGTTCAAGATCATCACCGCCGGTGCCGCGATCTCCTCGGGCCTCGCGACCCCCGACACGATGGTGCCGTGCCCCGGTCGCATCGAGATCGGCGAGCGCAGCGTCCCGAACTACAACGAGTTCGCGCTCGGCACCGTGCCGATGGCCACGGCATTCGCCCGCTCGTGCAACACGTCGTTCGCGAAACTCGCCAGCGAGATGCGGCCCGACGCACTGACCGTCGCGGCGTCGCAGTACGGAATCGGCCCCGATTACGACGTGGTGGGCCTGCCCACGGACTCGGGTTCGGTGCCGCCCGCCGACGATCTGGTGCAACGGACGGAGGACGGGTTCGGTCAGGGCAAGGTGGTGGTCAGCCCGTTCGGGATGGCGTTGGCCGCCGCGACCATCGCCCACGGTTCGACGCCCGTCCCCCGGTTGATCGCCGGGCGGGAGACCACGATCGACGGGGACCGTCCGCAGATCAGCCCGGAGATGGTCGACGGACTGCGCGGCATGATGCGTCTCGTGGTGACCAGCGGAACGGCCGAGCGGATCGAGGATCAGGGCGAGGTGTACGGCAAGACGGGCGAGGCCGAGGTCGAGGGCGGCTCGCACGCCTGGTTCGTCGGCTACCGCGGCGACCTCGCGTTCGCGACGCTCGTGGTGCGCGGCGGCAGTTCCGACAACGCCGTCGCCGTCACCCGCGACATGTTCGCCGCGCTGCCCGAGGGGTACTGA
- a CDS encoding GNAT family N-acetyltransferase, translating into MLKLLGAKQLSSRDAAHVLRVLDADPVAACMVAARVEEGGVDPRMIHGELWSRGGPLESLCFSGANFVPLRGSIDDMRAFADRACRTPRMCSSLVGRAELTLPLWEMLEMDWGPAREVRPDQPLLALASTPQCRPDPLVRQVRMHELEQYLPAAVAMFIEEVGIDPRANDGGRGYRRRVANLIAAGRAWARFDDGQVVFKAEVGSVSSRVGQIQGVWVHPMYRGHGFGAAGTATVAEAVIAEGRIASLYVNSFNTVARSAYARIGFSQVATFATILLD; encoded by the coding sequence ATGCTCAAGCTCCTCGGTGCCAAACAGTTGAGCAGTCGGGACGCGGCACACGTGCTCCGCGTTCTCGACGCCGATCCTGTCGCCGCCTGCATGGTCGCCGCTCGTGTCGAAGAGGGCGGCGTCGACCCCCGGATGATCCACGGAGAGTTGTGGAGTCGGGGCGGGCCGCTCGAATCGTTGTGTTTCTCGGGTGCGAATTTCGTGCCACTCCGCGGCAGCATCGACGACATGCGGGCGTTCGCCGACCGGGCCTGCCGCACGCCGCGCATGTGCTCGTCGCTGGTCGGCCGAGCCGAGTTGACGCTGCCGCTGTGGGAGATGCTCGAGATGGACTGGGGGCCGGCCCGCGAGGTGCGGCCCGACCAGCCGTTACTGGCGCTGGCGAGTACACCGCAATGCCGCCCGGATCCGTTGGTGCGTCAGGTGCGAATGCACGAACTCGAGCAGTACCTGCCCGCCGCGGTCGCGATGTTCATCGAAGAGGTCGGCATCGATCCCCGGGCCAACGACGGGGGTCGGGGCTACCGCCGCCGCGTCGCCAACCTGATCGCCGCAGGCCGGGCGTGGGCGCGATTCGACGACGGTCAGGTGGTGTTCAAGGCCGAGGTGGGATCGGTGTCGTCCCGGGTCGGCCAGATCCAGGGAGTCTGGGTGCATCCGATGTACCGCGGGCACGGCTTCGGGGCCGCGGGCACCGCGACGGTCGCGGAGGCCGTCATCGCCGAAGGCCGCATCGCCAGCCTCTACGTCAACAGCTTCAACACCGTGGCCCGCAGCGCGTATGCACGCATCGGCTTCAGCCAGGTCGCGACGTTCGCCACAATTCTCCTGGACTGA
- a CDS encoding class I SAM-dependent methyltransferase, whose translation MTIPSPNIWHWPELYEIENRAQDMDGAIFRHLRRVVNWTGGTVADVGCGSGFHLPVFAESAATVYGIEPHPPLLDRARARVETLPNVRVLDGSAEGIPLGDASVDVVHARTAYFFGPGCGRGIREAMRVLRPGGALVVVDLDATAHPYGEWMRADLPQYHPPSVEAFFTAQGFDLVRVETRWLFPDRESLRGVLGIEFSRKTASAAFAQTPGVALDVRYRVHVRRKPAGLEIV comes from the coding sequence GTGACCATCCCCAGCCCGAACATCTGGCACTGGCCGGAGCTGTACGAGATCGAGAATCGTGCCCAGGACATGGACGGGGCGATCTTCCGGCATCTGCGCCGGGTCGTGAACTGGACGGGCGGCACCGTCGCGGACGTGGGCTGCGGTTCCGGGTTCCACCTCCCGGTCTTCGCCGAGTCAGCAGCGACGGTCTACGGAATCGAGCCGCATCCGCCGCTGCTGGACCGTGCCCGCGCACGGGTGGAGACGTTGCCGAACGTCCGCGTGCTCGACGGCTCGGCCGAGGGCATACCCCTCGGTGACGCGAGCGTGGACGTCGTGCACGCGCGGACCGCGTACTTCTTCGGTCCCGGTTGCGGCCGTGGAATCCGTGAGGCCATGCGCGTCCTGCGCCCGGGCGGCGCGCTCGTCGTGGTCGATCTCGATGCGACGGCCCACCCGTACGGCGAGTGGATGCGCGCCGATTTGCCGCAGTATCACCCGCCGTCCGTCGAGGCATTCTTCACCGCGCAGGGGTTCGATCTGGTGCGCGTGGAGACGCGATGGCTCTTCCCCGACCGGGAATCACTGCGCGGGGTCCTCGGTATCGAGTTCAGCAGGAAGACCGCGTCGGCGGCGTTCGCGCAGACTCCCGGCGTTGCCCTCGACGTGCGCTACCGCGTCCACGTCCGCCGAAAGCCCGCCGGTCTCGAGATCGTCTGA
- a CDS encoding CoA ester lyase, with protein sequence MKADMETTVAPRIAAEQARSWLLVPAGKPEGFEAAHVSAADAVILDLEDAVTPDRKPRARADVVAWLGENRRAWVRINDATTPYWAEDLAALNGVPGLEGVMLAKTESGMQVDATAERLPDGTKVLALVESAVGLEAAPEIARTEATFRLAFGSGDFRRDTGMDDSPLAMAYPRARLTVASRAARIAPPIDGPTLGTDVDALVRASALTLSMGMSGKLCMTIAQTAPVNDALSPSPAEAEWARDVIADLGEDGSRVRDGSDLPKLAKAKKINALAKLFHIAPRQ encoded by the coding sequence GTGAAGGCCGACATGGAGACGACTGTGGCACCGCGTATCGCGGCTGAGCAAGCACGATCCTGGCTGCTGGTTCCCGCCGGCAAGCCCGAGGGATTCGAGGCGGCGCATGTGAGCGCCGCCGACGCGGTGATTCTCGACCTCGAGGACGCCGTGACTCCCGACCGCAAACCCCGGGCCCGGGCCGACGTCGTCGCCTGGCTCGGCGAGAACCGCCGCGCGTGGGTGCGGATCAACGACGCCACCACGCCCTACTGGGCCGAGGACCTGGCCGCCCTGAACGGAGTTCCGGGTCTCGAAGGCGTCATGCTCGCCAAGACCGAGAGCGGGATGCAGGTCGACGCCACGGCCGAACGACTCCCCGACGGCACCAAGGTGCTCGCCCTCGTCGAGTCCGCGGTCGGGCTCGAGGCCGCGCCGGAGATCGCCCGGACCGAGGCCACGTTCCGGCTCGCATTCGGCAGCGGCGACTTCCGCCGTGACACCGGGATGGACGATTCGCCGCTGGCGATGGCCTATCCCCGTGCGCGGCTGACGGTCGCCAGCCGGGCCGCCCGGATCGCACCGCCGATCGACGGGCCCACTCTCGGCACCGACGTCGACGCCCTGGTCCGCGCGTCGGCGCTCACCCTGTCGATGGGGATGAGCGGCAAGCTGTGCATGACCATCGCGCAGACGGCCCCGGTCAATGACGCCCTGAGCCCGTCCCCTGCCGAGGCGGAATGGGCGCGGGACGTGATCGCCGACCTGGGCGAGGACGGCTCGCGGGTGCGGGACGGCAGCGACCTCCCCAAGCTGGCGAAGGCCAAGAAGATCAACGCGCTCGCGAAGCTCTTCCACATCGCGCCGCGGCAGTAG
- a CDS encoding GyrI-like domain-containing protein, whose amino-acid sequence MAFEIVERGETLVAGLPVRSPQRALGKLSDPRLDRAWTRVLHHEVGGPLASTYIDFAPDVESYYTQIVGYQCVSVEDATRGHVISRIPPGTYAKFSSRGMFPDVMLRLWAQVSEAESNGDIERAYTGDLEAYPHAYAVDLYIPILVDEPRGPSSASGEKK is encoded by the coding sequence ATGGCCTTCGAGATCGTCGAACGCGGCGAGACCCTGGTGGCCGGTCTGCCCGTCCGAAGTCCCCAGCGTGCGCTGGGCAAACTGAGCGACCCGCGCCTCGACCGGGCGTGGACGAGGGTCCTGCATCACGAGGTCGGCGGACCGCTGGCATCCACCTACATCGATTTCGCGCCCGACGTCGAGTCGTACTACACCCAGATCGTCGGGTACCAGTGCGTGAGCGTGGAGGACGCGACGCGGGGTCACGTCATTTCGCGGATCCCGCCCGGCACGTACGCCAAGTTCTCCTCGCGGGGAATGTTTCCCGATGTGATGTTGCGGCTGTGGGCGCAGGTGAGCGAGGCGGAGTCGAACGGTGACATCGAGCGGGCGTACACCGGCGACCTCGAGGCGTATCCGCACGCCTACGCCGTGGATCTGTACATTCCGATTCTCGTGGACGAGCCCCGCGGTCCGTCGAGCGCATCAGGTGAGAAGAAATGA